One Deltaproteobacteria bacterium DNA window includes the following coding sequences:
- the amrA gene encoding AmmeMemoRadiSam system protein A: MAELTSSDREYLLRMARNEIAAALGSGDALPRPASLSPAVFEKRGCFVTLHQHGELRGCIGIIEPDHPLIDNVSDNAASAAFRDPRFSPLTIEELAATDIEISVLSQPVALAFKDGEDLKRQLEPGVHGVILSRGWHRSTFLPQVWEQLPDKEMFLRHLCEKGGMRGDCWKSTETSVEVYTAEYFSE, from the coding sequence ATGGCGGAGTTGACATCATCCGATCGCGAATATCTTCTGAGGATGGCCCGCAACGAGATTGCCGCTGCGTTGGGGAGCGGAGATGCCCTGCCAAGACCCGCTTCGCTTTCCCCGGCGGTATTTGAAAAACGCGGCTGTTTTGTGACCCTGCACCAGCACGGGGAGCTGCGGGGCTGTATCGGCATCATAGAACCCGACCACCCGCTGATTGACAATGTTTCCGACAATGCCGCCAGCGCCGCTTTCAGGGATCCCAGGTTTTCACCGCTCACCATTGAAGAACTGGCCGCCACTGACATCGAAATCAGTGTTCTCTCCCAACCCGTGGCACTGGCATTCAAGGACGGCGAAGACCTGAAAAGGCAGCTCGAGCCCGGTGTGCACGGTGTCATTCTTTCCCGGGGATGGCACCGATCGACCTTCCTCCCGCAGGTTTGGGAGCAGTTGCCCGACAAAGAGATGTTCCTGAGGCATTTGTGCGAGAAGGGGGGCATGCGGGGGGACTGCTGGAAAAGCACCGAAACCAGCGTGGAGGTATATACCGCAGAATACTTCTCCGAGTAA
- a CDS encoding SurA N-terminal domain-containing protein → MLGLMRKHATSWLIKIVLGAIVIVFVFWGVGSFRSRKASLIASVNGEAIGAEAYNQAYNAMMEQMRQRFGNNLNEDMVKMLHLDKQALDQLIDQKLMVQEADKLKLRVTDEETVDSITSMRAFQTDGRFDPRLYQRVLDYNRLTPEGFEKMQRNSLLTSKLRAYISSNVQVSDGEALTYYQWQKAAVDIEYVLFAPDTYAGVETSPEEIEAYFDKHKSTYKTDPMIDVQYLRFDPDQYKDSVTVTDEEIGEYYNANRSEFETPKTVEARHILIKVAADAPEEAVEKARTRAVEILDMVKAGKDFAELAAQYSEGPSKNNGGYLGTFKKEDMVAPFAEKAFSMQAGEVSEPVRTRFGWHLIKVEKVNEASTQSLQEAKGRIRDKLLGEKAKALAYDAAESFYDQTLEGDNLAETTRETGLKVIKTGRFSRKGDGLEGVADRTKFINAAFGLEPDQISEIQDFSDGYYILQVTETVPGKIPELEAVKAQVAADLKKEKQGAMAEADAEKLLAALKNEPGGDTAAQAAFKSTGFFERDASIPGMGYENDISNAAFMLTQNNPLPEKVFKGAKGFYVIRLKNRKLPDAAGFDKEKDDIKTSLLRRKQSRVFNEWLAYVKENSEISIKEGVIE, encoded by the coding sequence ATGCTGGGTTTGATGCGCAAACATGCAACGAGCTGGTTGATCAAAATTGTGTTGGGGGCGATCGTCATCGTTTTTGTGTTTTGGGGGGTGGGCAGCTTCCGTAGCCGCAAGGCCAGCCTCATCGCGAGTGTGAACGGCGAGGCTATCGGTGCCGAAGCGTACAACCAGGCTTACAACGCGATGATGGAGCAGATGCGACAGCGATTCGGCAACAATTTGAACGAAGATATGGTGAAAATGCTGCATCTGGACAAGCAGGCCCTGGACCAGTTGATCGACCAGAAACTGATGGTGCAGGAAGCCGACAAACTGAAACTGAGGGTCACCGACGAAGAAACCGTGGATTCCATTACGAGCATGCGCGCGTTTCAGACCGATGGCCGGTTCGACCCACGCCTGTACCAGCGGGTCTTGGATTATAATCGACTGACGCCCGAAGGGTTCGAAAAAATGCAGCGCAACAGTCTTCTGACAAGCAAGCTGCGGGCGTATATCAGCAGCAATGTTCAGGTTTCCGATGGGGAGGCCCTGACCTATTATCAGTGGCAGAAGGCCGCCGTCGACATTGAATATGTCCTGTTCGCCCCCGATACCTATGCGGGTGTGGAGACATCGCCGGAAGAGATTGAAGCCTATTTCGACAAGCACAAAAGCACCTATAAAACCGACCCCATGATCGATGTCCAGTACCTCCGCTTCGATCCGGATCAGTACAAAGATTCCGTGACGGTGACGGACGAGGAGATCGGGGAGTATTACAACGCCAATCGCTCCGAGTTCGAAACGCCCAAAACCGTCGAGGCGCGCCATATTCTCATCAAGGTGGCCGCCGATGCTCCCGAGGAAGCGGTCGAGAAGGCCCGCACCCGGGCCGTCGAAATCCTGGACATGGTCAAAGCCGGCAAGGATTTTGCCGAGCTTGCCGCTCAGTATTCGGAAGGGCCCTCCAAAAACAACGGGGGCTATCTGGGGACCTTCAAAAAAGAGGACATGGTGGCGCCTTTTGCGGAAAAAGCGTTTTCCATGCAAGCGGGCGAGGTGAGTGAACCGGTCAGAACGCGTTTCGGGTGGCACCTGATCAAGGTAGAAAAGGTAAATGAAGCATCCACACAATCCCTTCAGGAAGCCAAAGGCCGTATTCGCGACAAACTTTTGGGTGAAAAGGCCAAGGCCCTGGCCTACGATGCGGCGGAGTCCTTTTACGACCAGACGCTGGAAGGGGACAACCTTGCCGAAACCACCCGGGAAACGGGGCTGAAGGTCATAAAGACCGGCCGCTTCAGCCGGAAAGGCGACGGCCTGGAGGGCGTGGCGGATCGCACCAAATTCATCAATGCCGCCTTTGGGCTGGAACCCGATCAGATTAGCGAAATTCAGGATTTCTCGGACGGCTACTACATCCTGCAGGTTACGGAAACCGTTCCGGGCAAGATCCCCGAACTCGAAGCGGTGAAAGCCCAGGTCGCCGCCGACCTGAAGAAGGAGAAGCAGGGAGCCATGGCGGAAGCGGATGCCGAAAAATTGCTGGCGGCCCTCAAAAACGAACCGGGTGGGGACACGGCCGCCCAGGCGGCTTTCAAATCGACCGGTTTTTTCGAGCGCGACGCGTCCATTCCGGGAATGGGGTATGAGAACGACATTTCGAACGCTGCCTTCATGCTTACCCAGAACAACCCGCTGCCGGAAAAGGTTTTCAAGGGCGCCAAGGGCTTTTATGTCATCCGCCTCAAAAATAGGAAGTTGCCTGATGCCGCCGGATTTGATAAAGAAAAAGACGATATCAAGACGTCTCTCCTGAGAAGAAAGCAATCACGGGTTTTCAATGAGTGGCTTGCGTATGTAAAGGAAAACAGTGAAATTTCCATTAAGGAAGGTGTTATCGAATAG